One region of Astyanax mexicanus isolate ESR-SI-001 chromosome 15, AstMex3_surface, whole genome shotgun sequence genomic DNA includes:
- the sgms1b gene encoding phosphatidylcholine:ceramide cholinephosphotransferase 1, with amino-acid sequence MKKAGQWSKEQVSLWLAEEGMQEYVEPLQQADGQALLRLSQADFQKPPLSRISPDSGKQLLEKIKTLNIEHHIEAHKNGFANGHVVISHEGDAGASSKTKRNGLVNGFHKELVRIPIPEPAGPQFPTEWGKTGVAFLYAICCFVFTSIMISIVHERVPPKEATPPLPDKFFDLFDRVEWAFSVCEINGMILVILWIIQWSLMKHKSIVGRRFLFIVGTLYLYRCITMYITTLPVPGMHFKCSPKLYGDWESQMRRGMKMLAGGGLTITGSHNLCGDYLYSGHTVMLTLTYLFMKEYSPRRFWCYHWGCGLLCAVGIFCILLAHDHYTIDVVIAYFITTRLFWWYHTMANQPDLKRPSRTNFISRVWWYRFFQYLEQNVKDVVPRSYQMPISWRSLQSGHVKYSRIDSD; translated from the exons ATGAAGAAAGCAGGCCAGTGGTCTAAGGAACAGGTCAGTCTCTGGCTGGCTGAAGAGGGCATGCAGGAGTATGTGGAGCCCCTCCAGCAAGCAGACGGGCAAGCCTTACTGCGCCTCTCTCAG GCTGACTTCCAGAAGCCTCCTCTATCCCGAATTTCACCAGACAGTGGAAAGCAGCTCCTGGAGAAGATCAAGACACTGAACATCGAGCACCATATAGAAGCACATAAAAACGGTTTTGCCAATGGTCACGTGGTCATATCTCACGAAGGTGATGCTGGTGCCTCTAGCAAGACCAAACGGAACGGTTTGGTCAATGGCTTTCATAAGGAACTGGTGCGCATTCCCATTCCTGAGCCGGCTGGGCCGCAGTTCCCCACAGAATGGGGCAAGACTGGCGTAGCCTTCTTGTATGCAATCTGTTGCTTCGTCTTCACCAGCATCATGATTTCTATAGTCCACGAGCGCGTGCCTCCTAAGGAGGCGACCCCTCCTTTACCCGACAAGTTCTTCGACCTGTTCGATCGAGTGGAGTGGGCTTTCTCCGTATGTGAGATAAACGGGATGATCCTGGTGATCTTGTGGATCATACAGTGGAGTCTCATGAAACACAA GTCAATTGTTGGTCGGAGGTTCCTGTTCATTGTGGGGACCCTGTACCTGTACCGGTGTATCACCATGTACATCACTACACTGCCTGTTCCAGGGATGCATTTCAAGTGTTCACCCAAG CTGTATGGTGACTGGGAGTCGCAGATGCGGCGGGGGATGAAGATGCTTGCTGGCGGGGGCTTGACCATCACCGGCTCCCACAACCTGTGTGGAGACTACCTGTACAGCGGCCACACGGTCATGCTGACACTCACCTATCTCTTCATGAAAGAAT ACTCTCCTCGGCGGTTCTGGTGTTACCATTGGGGCTGCGGGCTGCTGTGCGCTGTTGGGATCTTCTGCATCCTTCTGGCTCATGACCACTACACTATAGATGTAGTTATAGCTTACTTCATCACTACACGCCTCTTCTGGTGGTACCACACCATGGCCAACCAGCCA GATCTAAAGAGGCCGTCTCGGACCAACTTCATCTCTCGCGTGTGGTGGTACAGGTTTTTCCAGTACTTGGAGCAGAACGTGAAAGACGTGGTACCGCGGAGCTACCAGATGCCCATCTCATGGCGATCGCTGCAGTCGGGCCACGTGAAGTACAGCAGGATTGACTCTGATTAA